Proteins from a single region of Penaeus monodon isolate SGIC_2016 chromosome 12, NSTDA_Pmon_1, whole genome shotgun sequence:
- the LOC119579750 gene encoding carboxylesterase 4A-like has product MVACDWFVLFPVILLALVTIVTLSTLYKAVADNLVQNFSVLGPISLNFEAWEDDPDYLACRAFHHYLGHTELTGEAGSYYQGKESVIMSLDNTSERLLNKYSPTSCTFITYFPDSDIGHGDDVQYLFNTEYNKTLQRDEDIFVSRIMVEIWTNFATTGHPTPDRSLGFKWAPTLSSNNAYLAITSSPFMKTSQDSRIHEFWKNMPTKSNKRLYPESFEPTVH; this is encoded by the exons ATGGTGGCATGTGATTGGTTTGTACTATTTCCTGTAATACTATTGGCTCTCGTGACAATTGTCACGC TATCCACCTTGTACAAAGCCGTAGCAGACAACCTGGTTCAGAATTTTTCTGTGCTTGGTCCAATTTCCCTGAATTTCGAGGCTTGGGAAGATGACCCTGATTACTTGGCATGTCGAGCCTTCCACCACTACCTTGGGCACACTGAACTGACAGGAGAAGCGGGATCCTATTATCAGGGTAAAGAAAGTGTTATAATGAGT TTGGACAACACCTCAGAACGTCTCCTCAACAAGTATTCACCTACAAGTTGCA CTTTTATAACTTATTTTCCCGATTCAGATATTGGTCATGGTGATGACGTGCAGTACTTGTtcaacacagaatataacaagacTTTACAGCGAGACGAGGATATCTTCGTCAGCCGTATCATGGTGGAAATCTGGACCAACTTTGCTACCACTGG GCACCCAACGCCAGACCGGTCTCTTGGTTTCAAGTGGGCACCGACGTTGTCATCGAACAACGCATACTTGGCAATCACTTCCTCGCCTTTCATGAAAACATCCCAAGATTCCAGG ATCCATGAATTTTGGAAAAACATGCCGACCAAGAGTAACAAGAGGTTGTACCCCGAGAGCTTCGAGCCAACTGTGCACTAG